The following are from one region of the Mycolicibacterium helvum genome:
- a CDS encoding DUF4245 domain-containing protein, with protein sequence MTPPDVAGPAAPTPPEAGVPPKEPKPRLLQDGRDMFWSLAPLILACIVLAGLVGMCSVRPGAPRDGVPPPYDAAAALKADAEALGIPIRLPQLPTGWVANSGSRGGIDGGRTDANGQRLRAVTSTVGYLAASKMYVSLTQSNADEQALVGSIHRSMYPSGAQDVDGVKWIVYEGGEDTEPVWTTRLESSAGPAQVAITGAGSSADFRTLAVGTQTQKPLPPG encoded by the coding sequence GTGACGCCACCCGATGTCGCCGGCCCGGCGGCTCCGACCCCGCCAGAGGCTGGGGTTCCCCCCAAGGAGCCTAAGCCCCGGTTGCTCCAGGACGGCCGCGACATGTTCTGGTCGCTGGCCCCGTTGATCCTGGCCTGCATCGTGTTGGCCGGGCTGGTGGGGATGTGTTCGGTGCGTCCCGGCGCCCCGCGTGACGGGGTGCCGCCACCGTATGACGCCGCCGCAGCCCTGAAGGCGGACGCCGAGGCGCTGGGCATCCCGATCCGGTTGCCGCAGCTTCCTACCGGCTGGGTCGCCAACTCCGGTAGCCGCGGCGGGATCGACGGCGGCCGCACCGATGCGAACGGGCAGCGGCTGCGCGCCGTCACTTCGACCGTCGGCTATCTGGCCGCCTCCAAGATGTATGTGAGCCTCACCCAGAGCAACGCCGACGAGCAGGCGCTGGTCGGCTCGATCCATCGGTCGATGTATCCCAGCGGCGCCCAGGATGTCGACGGGGTGAAGTGGATCGTCTATGAGGGTGGAGAGGACACCGAGCCGGTGTGGACCACCCGTCTGGAGAGCTCGGCCGGACCTGCTCAGGTCGCGATTACCGGGGCTGGGAGCAGCGCCGACTTCCGTACGCTTGCC
- the glpX gene encoding class II fructose-bisphosphatase, producing the protein MPEARRRESPDRNLALELVRVTEAGAMAAGRWVGRGDKEGGDGAAVDAMRELVNSVSMRGVVVIGEGEKDNAPMLYNGEEVGNGDGPDCDFAVDPVDGTTLMSKGMPNAISVLAVAERGAMFDPSAVFYMNKIAGGPDIADFIDITSPIAANIQRIAKVRKASVSDITVCILDRPRHAKLMAEVREAGARIRLISDGDVAGAISACRPESGTDLLAGIGGTPEGIITAAAIRCMGGEIQAQLAPTDDAERQKAIDRGHDLDRVLTTRDLVAGENVFFCATGVTDGDLLKGVRYFGGGCTTQSIVMRSKSGTVRMIDAYHRLSKLNEYSAVDFTGDKTAAYPLP; encoded by the coding sequence ATGCCTGAAGCCCGCCGTCGTGAATCACCCGACCGCAACCTCGCCCTCGAATTGGTCCGGGTCACTGAGGCAGGCGCCATGGCCGCCGGCCGCTGGGTCGGCCGGGGCGACAAAGAGGGCGGCGACGGCGCGGCCGTCGACGCCATGCGTGAACTCGTCAACTCGGTGTCGATGCGCGGTGTCGTGGTCATCGGCGAGGGCGAGAAGGACAACGCCCCGATGCTCTACAACGGTGAAGAGGTCGGCAACGGCGACGGGCCGGACTGCGACTTCGCCGTCGACCCGGTGGATGGCACCACCCTGATGAGCAAGGGCATGCCCAACGCCATCTCGGTGCTCGCGGTGGCCGAGCGCGGCGCGATGTTCGACCCGTCGGCGGTGTTCTACATGAACAAGATCGCCGGCGGCCCCGACATCGCCGACTTCATCGACATCACCTCGCCGATCGCGGCCAACATCCAGCGCATCGCCAAGGTGCGCAAGGCGTCGGTCTCCGACATCACCGTCTGCATCCTCGACCGCCCGCGGCACGCCAAGCTCATGGCCGAGGTCCGGGAAGCCGGCGCCCGAATTCGGCTGATCTCCGACGGTGACGTCGCCGGCGCCATCTCAGCCTGCCGACCCGAATCCGGCACCGACCTGCTGGCTGGGATCGGTGGCACCCCCGAAGGCATCATCACCGCCGCCGCGATCCGCTGCATGGGCGGCGAGATCCAGGCACAGCTCGCCCCGACCGACGACGCCGAGCGCCAGAAGGCCATCGACCGCGGCCACGACCTGGACCGAGTGCTGACCACCAGGGACCTCGTCGCCGGGGAGAACGTCTTCTTCTGCGCCACCGGCGTCACCGACGGCGACCTACTCAAGGGCGTCCGCTACTTCGGTGGCGGCTGCACCACTCAGTCGATCGTCATGCGCAGCAAGTCCGGCACCGTCCGGATGATCGATGCCTACCACCGGCTTTCGAAACTCAACGAATACTCCGCGGTGGATTTCACCGGGGACAAGACCGCCGCATATCCACTTCCGTAA
- a CDS encoding class II fumarate hydratase — MSTDNVVEGEYRIEHDTMGEVRVPIKALWRAQTQRAVENFPISFRGLERTQIRALGLLKAACAQVNKDLGKLSAEKAEAIIAAAGEIADGLHDDQFPIDVFQTGSGTSSNMNANEVIASICEANGVTVHPNDDVNMSQSSNDTFPTATHIAATEAAVRHLIPALEVLHESLAGKARQWRTVVKSGRTHLMDAVPVTLGQEFGGYARQVEAGIERVKATLPRLGELAIGGTAVGTGLNAPDGFGAKVVDVLVAQTGLAELRTAKDSFEAQAARDGLVEASGALKTIAASLTKIANDIRWMGSGPLTGLGELALPDLQPGSSIMPGKVNPVIPEAVTQVAAQVIGNDAAITVGGLSGAFELNVYIPMMARNLLESFTLLSNVSKLFAAKCIDGLIANEAHLRELAESSPSIVTPLNSAIGYEEAAKVAKQALKEKKTIRQTVIDRGLIGDKLSEAELDKRLDVLAMAKVKDGE, encoded by the coding sequence ATGAGCACCGACAATGTGGTCGAGGGCGAATACCGCATCGAGCACGACACGATGGGCGAAGTCCGGGTTCCGATCAAGGCCCTGTGGCGAGCCCAGACCCAGCGTGCCGTCGAGAACTTCCCGATCTCCTTCCGGGGACTCGAGCGCACCCAGATCCGCGCGCTGGGCTTGCTGAAAGCGGCCTGCGCACAGGTGAACAAGGACCTCGGCAAGTTGTCGGCGGAGAAGGCCGAAGCCATCATTGCCGCCGCCGGTGAGATCGCCGACGGACTGCACGACGATCAGTTCCCCATCGATGTGTTCCAGACCGGTTCGGGCACCAGCTCCAACATGAACGCCAACGAGGTGATCGCCTCGATCTGCGAAGCCAACGGCGTGACGGTGCACCCCAACGACGACGTAAACATGTCGCAGTCGTCCAATGACACCTTTCCCACCGCCACTCACATCGCGGCGACGGAAGCCGCAGTGCGCCACCTGATTCCGGCGCTCGAGGTGCTGCATGAGTCGCTGGCCGGCAAGGCCCGGCAGTGGCGCACGGTCGTCAAGAGCGGCCGCACCCACCTGATGGATGCCGTCCCAGTGACCCTCGGCCAGGAGTTCGGCGGCTACGCCCGCCAGGTCGAGGCCGGCATCGAACGAGTGAAGGCCACCCTGCCCCGCCTCGGTGAGCTGGCGATCGGCGGCACCGCGGTCGGCACCGGCCTGAACGCTCCCGACGGCTTCGGCGCCAAGGTCGTCGACGTGCTCGTCGCGCAGACTGGCCTGGCCGAATTGCGCACGGCGAAGGACTCTTTCGAGGCGCAGGCCGCCCGCGACGGACTGGTCGAGGCTTCCGGAGCGCTGAAGACCATCGCGGCATCGCTGACCAAGATCGCCAACGACATCCGCTGGATGGGCTCGGGCCCGCTGACCGGCCTTGGCGAGCTTGCACTGCCCGACCTGCAGCCGGGCAGCTCGATCATGCCGGGCAAGGTCAACCCCGTCATCCCCGAGGCCGTCACCCAGGTGGCCGCCCAGGTCATCGGCAACGACGCGGCCATCACCGTCGGCGGGTTGTCGGGCGCGTTCGAGCTGAACGTGTACATCCCGATGATGGCGCGCAACCTGCTGGAGTCGTTCACGTTGCTGTCCAACGTGTCGAAGTTGTTCGCCGCCAAGTGCATCGACGGTCTGATTGCCAACGAGGCACATCTGCGCGAGCTCGCCGAGTCGTCGCCGTCGATCGTGACGCCACTGAACTCGGCGATCGGCTACGAGGAAGCCGCGAAGGTCGCCAAGCAGGCCCTCAAGGAGAAGAAGACCATCCGGCAGACGGTCATCGACCGCGGGCTCATCGGCGATAAACTCTCCGAAGCCGAACTCGACAAGCGGCTCGACGTGCTGGCGATGGCGAAAGTCAAAGACGGCGAATAG
- a CDS encoding cation:proton antiporter: MHTATSFVLTLLVLGYAVVSGLVNRWYVAPALIFVGLGMLFGPFGFNLLDAGAGTSGYTVLAQLALTVILFNQAAKLDPGKVLRRGHVTFRLLVIGIPLTIVLGTLTAAVLLPVLPWWEAVCLAAIVAPTEVALIDALLEDHRIPDRVRNALSVESGFYDGFALAVLLAALALASAQTDQRPRDWTWFVVQTELVSLLIGAVTGLLGAILIAWSRRRDWMSDTWAQLATLAVALICFEFGERVHASGFVAAFTGGLAFAVVARRSNTQLSTQVSDATAQLLELLVFAMFGAFAVIDSWQHTSWRVVLFCVVALFGVRMVAVLVALIRTDLSGYSRVFIGWFGPRGIGTVVLGLLVIGRGDIEHADLLTQAGVIAVTLSLVLHSVTAPLGIRRYATATQR; this comes from the coding sequence TTGCATACCGCCACTTCGTTTGTCCTGACCCTGCTGGTTCTGGGCTATGCCGTGGTGTCGGGCTTGGTGAATCGCTGGTATGTCGCACCAGCGCTGATCTTTGTCGGGCTCGGAATGCTCTTCGGGCCCTTCGGTTTCAACCTGCTCGACGCTGGTGCGGGCACGAGCGGCTATACGGTTCTGGCGCAGCTGGCGCTGACCGTGATCCTGTTCAATCAGGCGGCCAAGCTGGACCCGGGCAAGGTGCTGCGGCGTGGGCATGTCACCTTCCGATTGCTGGTGATCGGAATACCGTTGACGATCGTCCTCGGAACCCTGACCGCTGCCGTGCTGCTGCCGGTGTTGCCATGGTGGGAGGCGGTCTGTTTGGCCGCGATCGTGGCACCCACCGAAGTCGCGCTCATCGATGCGTTGTTGGAGGATCACCGGATTCCCGATCGGGTGCGTAACGCCCTGTCAGTGGAAAGTGGCTTCTACGACGGCTTTGCGCTGGCGGTGCTGCTGGCCGCGCTGGCGCTGGCGTCGGCGCAGACCGATCAGCGTCCCCGCGACTGGACTTGGTTCGTCGTGCAGACCGAGTTGGTGTCACTGCTCATCGGCGCGGTGACCGGGTTACTCGGCGCGATCCTGATCGCCTGGTCGCGTCGGCGGGATTGGATGAGCGACACCTGGGCGCAGCTCGCGACGTTGGCCGTCGCGCTGATCTGCTTCGAGTTCGGCGAACGTGTGCACGCCAGCGGATTCGTCGCCGCGTTCACCGGTGGTCTGGCGTTCGCGGTGGTGGCGCGGCGCAGCAATACCCAACTGTCGACTCAGGTTTCGGATGCCACCGCGCAACTGCTGGAGTTGTTGGTGTTCGCCATGTTCGGCGCTTTCGCGGTGATCGACTCCTGGCAGCACACCAGCTGGCGAGTGGTGTTGTTCTGCGTCGTCGCGCTGTTCGGGGTGCGGATGGTTGCGGTGCTGGTGGCGTTGATCCGCACCGATCTGTCCGGCTACAGCCGGGTGTTCATCGGCTGGTTCGGGCCACGGGGGATCGGCACTGTGGTGCTCGGTCTGCTGGTGATCGGCCGCGGCGACATCGAGCATGCCGACCTGCTCACGCAGGCTGGGGTGATCGCGGTGACGCTGAGCCTCGTGCTGCACAGCGTCACCGCGCCACTGGGGATCCGCCGCTACGCGACGGCCACCCAGCGCTGA
- a CDS encoding polysaccharide deacetylase family protein, with protein sequence MRRPPDSLSWSYLRTVIGVCAGVAVVVIGGLTGHVKVAKADSVDCSVVKCVALTFDDGPSPYTDRLLGILNDAGAKATFFEIGNKVAANPAGAKRVVDAGMELGSHTWEHPNMTAIPLEDVPAQFSKANDAIKAATGQNPVLWRPAGGLTNDAVNKVAAQYGLAAILWDVIPFDWMNDSNTAATRYMLMTQIKPNSVVLFHDTYSSTVDLVEQFIPVLKANGYHLVTVTQMLGPRAPGSVYGSRDNGPPANALQDIPVADIPTLPATPSPKPMPNIPITDIPGANSGGSNNGA encoded by the coding sequence GTGCGGCGCCCACCCGACAGCTTGTCCTGGTCCTACTTGCGCACTGTGATCGGCGTGTGCGCGGGGGTGGCTGTCGTCGTCATCGGCGGTTTGACCGGCCACGTCAAGGTGGCCAAGGCCGATTCCGTTGACTGCTCGGTGGTCAAGTGCGTGGCGCTGACCTTCGATGATGGTCCTTCGCCGTACACCGACCGGCTGCTGGGCATTCTCAACGACGCCGGCGCCAAAGCCACGTTCTTCGAGATCGGTAACAAGGTGGCCGCCAACCCCGCCGGTGCCAAGCGCGTCGTCGACGCCGGTATGGAGCTGGGCAGCCACACTTGGGAACACCCGAACATGACGGCGATCCCGCTCGAGGATGTGCCGGCACAGTTCAGCAAGGCCAACGACGCGATCAAGGCCGCCACCGGGCAGAACCCGGTGCTGTGGCGCCCGGCCGGCGGTCTGACCAACGATGCCGTCAACAAGGTGGCCGCGCAGTACGGGCTGGCCGCGATCCTGTGGGACGTGATTCCGTTCGACTGGATGAACGACTCGAACACCGCTGCCACCCGCTACATGCTGATGACCCAGATCAAGCCCAACTCGGTGGTGCTCTTCCACGACACCTACTCGTCCACCGTCGACCTCGTCGAGCAGTTCATCCCGGTGCTCAAGGCCAACGGTTACCACCTGGTGACGGTCACGCAGATGCTCGGCCCGCGCGCGCCGGGCAGCGTCTATGGCAGCCGCGACAACGGCCCACCTGCCAACGCGTTGCAGGACATTCCCGTCGCCGACATCCCGACCCTGCCCGCGACGCCGTCGCCTAAGCCGATGCCGAACATTCCGATCACCGACATCCCCGGGGCCAATTCCGGCGGGTCCAATAACGGCGCTTAG
- a CDS encoding PhoH family protein, translated as MLDTSVLLSDPWACTRFAEHEVVVPLVVISELEAKRHHHELGWFARQALRLFDDLRLEHGRLDEPIPVGTQGGTLHVELNHSDPTVLPSGFRNETNDTRILTVAANLAAEGKRVTLVSKDIPLRVKAGAVGLSADEYHAQDVITSGWTGMTELDVAGEDIDAIFADGEIDLEDARNLPCHTGVRLLGANSSALGRVNADKKVQLVRGDREVFGLRGRSAEQRVALDLLQDESVGIVSLGGKAGTGKSALALCAGLEAVLERRTQRKVVVFRPLYAVGGQDLGYLPGSESDKMGPWAQAVFDTLEGLASPAVLEEVLSRGMLEVLPLTHIRGRSLHDSFVIVDEAQSLERNVLLTVLSRLGSGSRVVLTHDVAQRDNLRVGRHDGVAAVIEKLKGHPLFAHVTLMRSERSPIAALVTEMLEEISPGALP; from the coding sequence GTGCTCGATACCTCAGTTCTGTTGTCCGACCCGTGGGCGTGCACCCGGTTCGCTGAACACGAAGTGGTGGTACCGCTCGTGGTCATCAGTGAATTGGAAGCCAAACGCCACCACCACGAGTTGGGTTGGTTCGCCCGACAGGCGCTGCGGTTGTTCGACGATCTTCGTCTGGAACACGGTCGTCTCGATGAGCCCATTCCCGTTGGGACGCAAGGCGGAACACTGCATGTCGAGCTGAACCACAGCGATCCGACGGTGCTGCCGTCCGGGTTCCGTAACGAGACGAACGACACCCGCATCCTTACCGTCGCCGCCAACCTCGCTGCCGAGGGCAAACGAGTCACGTTGGTCAGCAAGGATATTCCGCTGCGGGTGAAGGCCGGTGCGGTGGGCCTCTCGGCCGACGAATACCACGCCCAGGACGTGATCACCTCCGGCTGGACCGGGATGACCGAGCTTGACGTTGCCGGCGAGGATATCGACGCGATCTTCGCTGATGGTGAGATCGACCTCGAGGATGCGCGTAATCTCCCGTGTCACACCGGGGTTCGGCTGCTCGGTGCCAATTCGAGCGCACTGGGCCGAGTAAACGCGGACAAGAAGGTTCAGCTGGTGCGCGGGGATCGCGAAGTGTTCGGCCTCCGGGGAAGGTCCGCCGAACAACGCGTCGCACTCGATCTGCTGCAAGACGAATCAGTGGGCATCGTGTCGCTGGGTGGTAAAGCCGGCACCGGTAAGTCGGCGCTCGCGCTGTGCGCGGGCCTCGAGGCGGTGCTGGAGCGACGCACTCAGCGCAAGGTGGTGGTGTTCCGGCCGCTGTACGCCGTCGGCGGACAGGACCTGGGCTATCTGCCGGGCAGCGAGAGCGACAAGATGGGTCCGTGGGCGCAAGCCGTCTTCGACACCCTTGAGGGCTTGGCCTCACCGGCGGTCCTGGAGGAGGTGCTCTCCCGCGGGATGCTCGAGGTGCTGCCGCTGACCCACATCCGCGGCCGTTCGCTGCACGACTCGTTCGTGATCGTCGACGAGGCACAGTCGCTGGAGCGCAACGTGCTACTGACCGTGCTGTCGCGGCTGGGCAGCGGATCGCGGGTGGTGCTGACCCACGACGTTGCGCAGCGCGACAACTTGCGGGTCGGGCGCCACGATGGTGTGGCCGCGGTCATCGAGAAGCTCAAGGGCCACCCGCTGTTCGCGCACGTCACCTTGATGCGCAGCGAACGCTCGCCGATCGCCGCACTGGTCACCGAGATGCTCGAGGAGATCAGCCCCGGCGCACTGCCCTGA
- a CDS encoding acyl-ACP desaturase, whose product MAQKPVANALTLELEPIVANNLAQYLETADEWYGHDYVPFDQGENFAFLGGTDWDPAQVTLPADIVDALEILLITKDNLAGYHRELVEHFILQDKWGRWLGRWTAEENLHAIALRNYLVVTRNFDPTANEDVRVQHVMRGYRADQFSQIETLVFMALYERAHAVFTRNLEAKITEPVLKGLVGRIAADEERHEAFFANLVAHCLQTHRDSAINSINRRAVGFGVVGGDIIEYQDKLRNVEQAGIFGFDASRQVVSDRIKAWGLGDEPVLKKFVRS is encoded by the coding sequence ATGGCACAGAAACCTGTCGCAAACGCGCTGACCCTGGAGCTTGAGCCGATTGTGGCCAACAATCTGGCCCAGTATCTGGAGACCGCCGACGAGTGGTACGGCCACGACTACGTCCCGTTCGACCAGGGTGAGAACTTCGCGTTCCTGGGCGGCACGGACTGGGATCCCGCCCAGGTGACGCTGCCCGCCGACATCGTCGATGCCCTCGAGATCCTCCTGATCACCAAGGACAACCTCGCCGGGTATCACCGCGAGCTGGTCGAGCACTTCATCCTGCAGGACAAGTGGGGCCGCTGGTTGGGCCGCTGGACCGCCGAGGAGAACCTGCACGCCATCGCGCTGCGGAACTACCTGGTGGTGACCCGCAACTTCGACCCGACGGCCAACGAGGACGTCCGAGTCCAGCACGTTATGCGCGGCTATCGGGCCGACCAGTTCAGCCAGATCGAGACGCTGGTGTTCATGGCACTCTACGAGCGGGCGCACGCGGTGTTCACCCGCAACCTCGAAGCCAAGATCACCGAGCCGGTGCTCAAGGGCCTGGTCGGGCGGATCGCCGCCGACGAGGAGCGCCACGAAGCGTTCTTTGCCAATCTCGTCGCACACTGCCTGCAAACTCATCGCGACTCGGCGATCAACTCGATCAACCGCCGCGCAGTGGGATTCGGTGTGGTCGGCGGCGACATCATCGAGTACCAGGACAAGCTGCGCAACGTTGAGCAGGCCGGCATCTTCGGCTTCGACGCCTCGCGCCAAGTCGTCTCCGATCGCATCAAGGCATGGGGTCTTGGCGACGAGCCGGTGCTGAAGAAATTCGTTCGCTCATAG